From a single Glycine soja cultivar W05 chromosome 19, ASM419377v2, whole genome shotgun sequence genomic region:
- the LOC114399120 gene encoding transcription and mRNA export factor ENY2-like, translated as MKPKASVNRPPTPDVVENVPEREPTLQELINIKLIETGEKERLMELLRERLVDCGWKDEMETLCRAVVKKKGRNNVTVDELVHVITPKGRVSIPDSVKAELLQRIRTFLVSAAL; from the exons AT GAAGCCGAAGGCGTCAGTGAATCGACCCCCAACACCAGATGTGGTCGAAAATGTCCCTGAAAGAGAACCCAcgcttcaagagctcatcaaCATCAAG TTGATCGAGACTGGAGAGAAGGAGCGCCTCATGGAGCTGTTGAGGGAAAGGCTTGTTGATTGCGGTTGGAAGGATGAAATGGAAACTCTCTGCag AGCTGttgtgaagaagaaagggaggAATAATGTTACTGTTGATGAACTTGTACATGTAATCACTCCAAAGGGACGAG TCTCCATTCCTGATTCCGTAAAGGCTGAGTTGTTGCAGAGGATTCGAACATTTCTCGTGTCTGCTGCTCTTTAA